One Arachis hypogaea cultivar Tifrunner chromosome 18, arahy.Tifrunner.gnm2.J5K5, whole genome shotgun sequence genomic window, TTTCTAGGCCCTTTTCTCTCAGCATTTGGTTTTCTCTTCATATTGAGGATAGTGATGTCATGGTACCCTAAACTACCTGTGGGGAAGTTCCCTTATGTAATAGCCTATGCTCCCACAGAGCCTCTTCTCATAGCAACATGGAAACTGATTCCTCCCCTTGCTGGTGTGGATGTTACCCCTGTGGTCTGGTTTGGATTGCTTAGCTTTCTTAATGAGATATTAGTGGGTCCACAAGGAACTTTTAAATATTATGAGAAACTTTTTGCAGtcaaagttaaatatttttttcctttcaatttacTTTGGGCAGGAATAGACTGAATACATTGTAGAAATAGAAATATGCAATAAAATTGTTTGCACTTGGTCCACAGAATTACAGAAATATATGGCTTAAACATTCTTTTGTTAGAATCCCTTGTTCTGgatgcaatttaatgtttttcttgtgctttcaTTTAGCAATAATTTATGCAGTATTAATGCTTTAATTGTTAGTTGTTATTTGTTATTTATGAGCAGGCAGTTATGTGGCTCTATACCTGATGTGGTGATTCCTTTGATGTATAAGGACTATACAACGCACAAAGTTCTCGTGATGGAATGGGTTGAGGTATTTTACTATTTGCTGTTTGCTCACCACATTTTAGCACACAGACATTTCAATCCCTGCATGGAGTAGAATTCCTcagataaatttattatatatcctAAATCCTAATAGAAGAGTTCCGAGTTTAGAACATCCTCTTTTGTAATGCTTTGAATTGGAATGCTAGAACCTCCTTAGATAAATGGATTTATATGCCAGCACGAATAGTATTCCAAAttgtttcatgcttctttaaGCTCTAGTTCCTGAAAGAAAGTATACAAAGGGAtttatctttttggattctctcGTTCATGCCTGCTGGAAAAATCTAGTCTGCTGATGGATTATCTTTCTATGGGTTTGTAGGGGAAAAAGTTGTCAGAAGTGAAGGATCTCTACCTTATTGAGGTCATACAATGTCACTTGTTGCAAACAAGTTGTTCTAGATTTCAATCTGCACAGCTTTTTAATATTATTTCCCTTATGCTGATTAGATAGGGGCTCATTCAATCAACTTCTTGAGTGTGGATTCTATCATGCAGATCCACACCCTGGAAATCTTCTTCGAACGTATGATGGAAAATTAGCATATTTAGGTAATTGAACATTCAAATTTGATACTTTGATTATATGTCTTACtctttttcttgtattctttggcTTCTTGGTTTGTTATTATAAACTTAAATATGgtattttgtttatttgttttctgttttcctttcttttgctccAGATTTTGGTATGACAGGTGAGTTTAAACAAGAATTGCGTGATGGATTCATCCAAGCTTGTCTCCATCTTGTAAATCGCGATTTTGATGCATTGTCCAAGGACTTCGTCACTCTTGGGTATTTGTTTTCACCTACGTTACACTTTCAGTTTTCAAAAAGTATTATCAGTATAGGATTGGCCCATGTGAAATATATAATGAAGGATCTTGCGCCTTATAAGCCTTGTAGCTTAAGTCCTCAGTATAGTTGTCCCTAATAAGGTTCTAATCACGAAGCTTGAACTTTAGTGGACCTATGCATGGTCCATGCCTAAGCCCAAAGAATTCAGGAAGGGATGCTTAGATATATGATAAAGTATCTTTTGAGTCAGGGATAGGTACTTGACAGCATACTTGTAAATTTTATCAGGTTTCTTCCACCGACTGCAGACAAAGAAGCTGTTACAAAGGCTTTGACAGATTTTTACTTTAATAAGTGATTTAGAAAATACTTGTGACTTATGCAGgtttttaaaaatacttgttaAGGGAAGCTACTAATTCTGTTGTCTGAATTATTTGTATGCAGGTGTCTTCCAAAATGCTGTTGCCCAAGGAGTTCGCAATATCAGCTTTGGCGACCTTTTAGGAAACTTAGGAACCACCATGTAAGTTGTCCACTATTATGTAACATTTTTGTCATCTTGGTGGTAGTTGCCTACTTGTTTTGTTTTCCTTTGGCATGCTACTTATCTTCTTATTCCTGTTCTCTAAAAATTTTCAGGtataaattcaaatttagaaTACCTTCATACTTCTCTCTTGTCATTCGAAGGTAGTAACATCACAAAATGGCTTAAAACAAATGGTTTTGTGTCAAACTCTGAACAATATCTTGTCTTTTAGCCTTGCTGTGCTGGAAGGAATTGCAATTTGATTTAACCCGGATTACAAAGTTTTGGGTAGTACTTGCCCTTGGATCGCTCGAAAAGTACTTACTGACAGCTCTCCCAGCTTAAGGCTTCTTTGGAGACTCTTCTGTATAAGGTAAAGACAAGATTGGATTCTTTTTGTTTCATTTCTTTATTCAATTATATTGTAATATTTTCTAAACCTCTTAACGTAGCCCTTGGTTCCTTACCTCTTTTCCAGGATGGTGTTTTCAGAGTAGACCGTTTAGAGTCtttgttgacagaggtgaaaccTTTCTGTctcgttttcttctttttttaccaTTCCAATTTTCTCCCTAGTAAGATCCCTTTTATGCTGAATTTGTTTTAAAGTTCTAACCTAAGATGGTTCCTTCAGTCTCTTCGTGCCAAAACAGAAAAGTCCTTAGTTAAACAACAACCTGAAGGCACTGATTCAAGAATGGCAATGAAGGAAATACTTTCTTTTACTTTAACAGAAAAGGTATTAACAGCCAGTTCCAATTTCATTCTACATTGTAACTACCCTCCAACTTTTTCCTCACTGATGTTGGACTTGTAATGAACCTTTGCAGGGTGAATATGTGAGAGAAATAATTGTTCAAGAGTTTGCTAAAGTATGTTAATTATTAATTGTTCATTAAAATCATAATAGAAAtgtgaaacatgaaaaatgaaaactttaaaattaattgaataaaattaaatgcaGGGTTTTGATGCACTTGGACTAGCAACCTTGGAAACAGCTGCTTCAAGGGTTCCTTTCAGTGGattctttttttcctctttaatgaTCGAAGAAGATGTGAACAACCTCAGAACCTTCCAACGCCTTCTACTCTTGTTGTCAGGGACCAGATGAAAAGAAGATAACAATGTAAGATTTCAGTTATCCTTAATTGTAGATAGACCAACTACTGCACAATTCTAGATGTTGATGGATTCATGGATATGATGATCTTAGGAACAAATTTCtctctttaaaatttttctttacaTGCCATTGTTGGGTTGGTGATACTTGCTTCAAATGTTcgagatatgaagagttcaagtattatttaatagttattactttatatttttaagtattaGAATGTCAAATTTAATTTcatctattttgattttgtttatttagttagtaGATTGGACTTTacgttaggattttctttattgaATAAGTgcctctcttgttgcatcggggAATTGGATAAAAAGTTGAGTGATTCCCTTCaattcaatttccaaactatgatgtagacaagttaggttgaggagtcgcTTTCTTGTTACGTTaagaaaaatttgataaaaagtagAATGATTTTCTTTATATTCAATTACAATCTATcccttttgttttatattttaatttcaatttatctttttattcaatttcaatcctTATCTTCATGTTTATCGATTGTTTTGTATCAAGTGGAAATTAGTAGTCCTTTCAATGTCAAATGACATGCAGGGAATCATACAGGTTAGCCAGTACCAGAACCAAACACTTCACATGGAGAACCTATCATTAGTTCCAACTCAACTTGAATCTGTTCAAGAGATTCTTCCTGTTCTATCTATCGTTTGGATTTTCTTGAATACAGCATTGTAGCTATTTCCTCAATTCTTCTATGTTTGTAAAATGTTAACAGCTACCACCAGAATCCCAGCAGCAGTTACTTCAGTTGCCAGCTAATATGGTGAGACAGTTAATATCTCGCGCCGCTGCAAGAACAATAAGGAGGATTTTCTTATGAACTCCGGGCAGTATACATGTGTCACACACTGAGCAGATGAATTCTGTTTGCTCTAATCAACTCACCATCACCAGATAACATTGAAACATGTAGGATCCATATGACAGGGCATTGAATTTGTACATAAGCATAAGAATAAGCAGCATAGCTTATGCACATTGCTGATTCAGCAAGAGATTTTGAGCCTTACAATTCATGTTCAGAAGAACTTGTTTTGGATACTATCTGAAAAAATGAAAGTATTCATAGTATCTTCCATGGTATCAACTCTGGCCATGTTCGTTTTCTCTTTTGGGATTGTTCTCTATATGCATGGATGCaaaacatattattattattattatatggaaGCTGTATTATAATTCATTGTATCTCGAATTCGAAtatgaaaatgaagaacacaacAACAAAAACGTTGACTCAATTCTTGTTCAAAGCAAGACGATGCAATCATGCAATATCTTATTGGCGTGTGAGAAGAGTTCTTCAAATACCATGACGAAATTTAAAACGAAATTTCTACATTCCAAGCAATAAAATTTGAGATTGAAATaaatgaatgttaagatgaaaaaTTAATTCAGCAGGgatgtttatgatttttttttttttttaccaaagataagaaactcgaactcgcaacctcttaattgagtatggggagactatgccatttgagctattactcattggcaggGATGTTTATGATTAggcattaatataaattatattatataatttactatattTCGGATTGAATTTTAATTTGGCTCAAGTTTTGACATTTTGGATTTAATAGGAACTTGCTCAGTTTTGACCAAGTATGTATATCTCTTAAATTTTGTTGAAATTACATAATGAAAATTTAGCATTCAGTTGCTTGGTCTTGGGAGGCAAGTTCCTCTGCCCATTTTTTAGGTAAAGAATGTGAAGTTGTAACATCCAACACTGTTTTCAAGGTCCGCATTGACCACACACACAAATTAAACGCCTTAAACTTTGGATATTACCTTTGAACACTCTCTTTTATCTTTCCATCACTAACCCCTTCCAAAAAAAGCAGCTGTTACTAATTCAACTTCCATctgaaaataaaacaataaagaaatacgggcctgctacacatacaagtttacaagcttacaagttggcccagcccaaatAGAACTCACGCGCATAAAGAGAAATAACATGGCGCGTCAAAATCACGCGCTCAACACTCAAACGGTTACGTATGGCagattcttccacttcttccacttctcaaagcgCTTCGAAAACAAGGAAACCCTCCCATTTTCGAAcgaaaatcaaagttcaaaatatacaaatcgTTGTTCAAAACCTCCATCAAAACACCATCAAACTCTCCgtgaagaatctgaagagaaaacaaagcaacaatactcaacgtaagttcattaagattcttgtatattttacttttcttctacgtcgttcttctagggtttactattattcttgcttctttgttacactgttctaagttctacgtcgttcttctaagttctacgtcgttctacgttcttgttctaagttctcctgctattgttgttgatttttgggggtttattccgtagattggggggtgtatactgcttaaccttgtaatgtggcttgatattgaagcatggttgagtgatatctatatggatgtatctgaataatatctatgggtgtatctcactgttatcaatgggtgtatcttgctgatatctttgggtgtatctgactcatatatatgggtgtatcttactgttatcaataGGTGTATCTTGCTATTATTAATGGGTGTAtttgactcatatatatgggtgtatcttactgatgtctttgggtgtatttttcgtttcagagaaaatggcagcaagaaaccaaacaaaagaccttaagtgtgccacacatctcctgagtgataagttcagaaacatgactgaggagaagaaggcaaTTGTGAGGGATTTCggattcggtgggttgatgcacatcccaccactaagggtggatcaccaactcttaagggagttggcaaacaacttcaaacttggggagaacagactgaagacaggatatggttctttccaaataacaccaaaaaaaataggtcatgcgcttggcatcaatgcaacaggtaactagcttaaaattataggtgtatattaagttgttgcttgggtgtatttaagtTTATGgttgggtgtatttgaaccgacttggatactttgttgtcttccttttttgtaggagatctatttcctgagaaagttgagtataagaaactttctgatgatgacaaaataatttatagaagattccagggtaagaccctcaaaagtcttaccgatgaaatgatggaaatcggcgttggcaacgaagaggaacgcctgatgttcaagaggatattcatcctctacatacagatggcgttccttttgccaacgacgataaacaaaatatcgcccgtgcacctggccccaatttttaagatggagggcatatcggagagaaactggggggcatgttttgaccttcatggtcaagggcatcacagactaccaggagaagaagaagaaggtaattaatggctgcctcttcgccctgatgataatctactttcatctttcaaaaaacaaatgcaagaagagggctgaaagaccaccaaagccctggattgccaactggactaaggagcagttggtggaaagaatgactgcagaaagagaggaaattttggtaagtaaacataatatgttgggtgtattttatttacctgaatgctgctaactaaaatatctcatgtttcaggggattgtgaagatggtagagacaaaagaaaaaatgaaaaaattgtattgaatgagttaaacACTCTTTGAAGCATGCCACATCA contains:
- the LOC112771154 gene encoding protein COFACTOR ASSEMBLY OF COMPLEX C SUBUNIT B CCB3, chloroplastic isoform X2, which encodes MVTSKYPTKRNINGSTSRTLQCCSCYKEISEAAAAATTAQTTLDSKAVLNSVKLSIPETSLHYVPSDFMKRLVLADLDPATAKLAIGFLGPFLSAFGFLFILRIVMSWYPKLPVGKFPYVIAYAPTEPLLIATWKLIPPLAGVDVTPVVWFGLLSFLNEILVGPQGTFKYYEKLFAVKVKYFFPFNLLWAGID